A section of the Ruania halotolerans genome encodes:
- a CDS encoding FAD-dependent oxidoreductase, with protein sequence MTSYDVDLIPLETVHSDITVVGGGLAGVCAALAAARQGMRVSLVQNRPVLGGNSSSEVRVWVCGATAHGVQHYARETGIMGELFVENQFTNPEGNPYYWDLVLLEAVRAESGIELFLNTDVRDVEAEGPLENRQIRSVSGWQMGSERRLQFRSTMYIDASGDGLVGFLAGARYRTGRESREEYQESWAPVSADAETLGSTILFYVKDVGYPVKYVPPSFARDITETSIPTLRDIHKGANGCDYWWIEWGGDRDVVAHNEEIRDELQAAIYGIWDYLKNSGKFDADNLTLEWIGAVPGKREYRRFLGDHVLTQHDVLDQTPFEDRVAFGGWSIDLHPPGGMYATEKGSRHWHPDGNYHIPLRSLYSQNVSNMWMAGRNISATHVAFGSTRVMATCGVIGEAAGLGAALSAQQGCTPRELASEHLDEVRRAIVRTDASVLGVRHDDPTDHALAARITATSQLTGLGASASSGRWELISSLGVVVPVDPALEGIELLIDAERDTELTVDVHEVGRPQNYVPHAQVAGVCVQVTAGTAQWITVPVRWQPSTPQNAFLVLHANSHIAVHTSPGPLPGVVALTYRELSNEEPYTEQWRAWKQVLHRTAPCLRLATATGAFAAEKAVGGYSRPWAGPQMWISEPLTEDPEPQLHLAWDPVVSIGEVAVIFDDDLDEDLINLHHHRTPFDVLPTLVSDYRIEVVDEAGTSTVIADVTANRMRHRRHRLPQPVAATSLRLVVTGTNGVPQARVVSLRAWAAEE encoded by the coding sequence GTGACGTCCTACGACGTTGACCTCATTCCGCTGGAAACGGTGCACAGCGACATCACCGTGGTCGGTGGCGGGCTGGCCGGGGTCTGTGCGGCGCTTGCCGCCGCACGGCAGGGGATGCGGGTATCCCTGGTCCAAAACCGACCCGTCCTCGGGGGAAATTCATCGAGCGAGGTTCGGGTCTGGGTGTGCGGCGCCACAGCGCACGGGGTCCAGCACTATGCACGCGAGACCGGGATCATGGGTGAGTTGTTCGTCGAGAATCAGTTCACCAATCCGGAGGGCAACCCCTACTACTGGGATCTGGTGCTGCTCGAGGCAGTCCGCGCCGAGTCCGGAATCGAGCTGTTCCTCAACACCGACGTCCGGGACGTCGAGGCCGAGGGTCCGCTCGAGAATCGGCAGATCAGGTCGGTTTCCGGCTGGCAGATGGGTTCGGAGCGACGTCTGCAGTTCCGCTCGACGATGTACATCGACGCCAGCGGCGACGGACTCGTCGGCTTTCTCGCCGGTGCGCGGTACAGGACTGGTCGCGAGTCCCGCGAGGAGTACCAGGAATCGTGGGCGCCGGTTTCCGCGGACGCCGAGACACTGGGGTCGACGATCCTCTTCTATGTCAAAGACGTCGGCTACCCGGTGAAGTATGTGCCACCGTCCTTCGCTCGGGACATCACCGAGACGTCGATTCCGACCCTGCGTGACATCCACAAGGGGGCGAACGGCTGCGACTACTGGTGGATCGAGTGGGGTGGAGACCGCGACGTCGTGGCTCACAACGAGGAGATCCGGGATGAGTTGCAAGCGGCCATCTACGGGATCTGGGACTACCTCAAGAACTCTGGCAAGTTCGACGCCGACAACCTGACGTTGGAATGGATCGGCGCGGTGCCAGGAAAGCGGGAGTATCGACGATTCCTCGGCGATCACGTCCTCACCCAGCATGATGTGCTGGACCAGACGCCGTTCGAGGATCGGGTGGCCTTCGGGGGATGGTCGATCGACTTGCACCCGCCGGGCGGGATGTATGCCACGGAGAAGGGATCGAGGCATTGGCACCCCGACGGTAACTATCACATCCCCTTGCGATCGTTGTACTCCCAGAACGTCTCCAACATGTGGATGGCCGGCCGGAACATATCGGCCACTCACGTCGCATTCGGTAGTACCCGGGTGATGGCCACCTGCGGGGTGATCGGAGAGGCTGCGGGTCTCGGCGCGGCATTGAGTGCACAGCAGGGATGCACTCCGCGCGAACTGGCGTCGGAACATCTGGACGAGGTACGCCGGGCGATCGTGCGCACCGACGCCTCGGTCCTCGGCGTCCGCCACGACGATCCCACGGACCATGCGCTAGCAGCCCGGATCACCGCGACCTCGCAGCTCACCGGCCTCGGTGCGAGCGCGTCGTCGGGCCGGTGGGAGCTCATCTCTTCACTAGGTGTGGTGGTACCGGTGGATCCGGCGCTTGAGGGTATTGAGCTGCTGATCGACGCCGAGCGAGACACCGAACTTACCGTCGATGTGCACGAGGTGGGACGTCCTCAGAACTATGTCCCGCACGCACAGGTGGCCGGTGTTTGCGTGCAGGTCACCGCTGGAACAGCACAGTGGATCACCGTGCCGGTGCGTTGGCAGCCGAGCACACCGCAGAACGCCTTCCTCGTGCTGCACGCCAATTCGCACATAGCCGTGCACACGTCCCCGGGGCCGCTGCCAGGTGTGGTTGCGCTGACCTATCGCGAACTCTCCAACGAGGAGCCGTACACCGAGCAGTGGCGCGCGTGGAAGCAAGTTCTGCACCGCACGGCTCCGTGCCTGCGGCTCGCGACGGCCACTGGTGCCTTTGCCGCCGAGAAGGCCGTCGGAGGCTATTCGCGGCCGTGGGCGGGGCCTCAGATGTGGATCTCAGAGCCATTGACTGAGGACCCCGAGCCGCAACTGCATCTTGCCTGGGATCCTGTTGTCTCGATCGGAGAAGTCGCCGTGATTTTCGATGACGACCTGGACGAGGACCTCATCAACCTCCATCATCATCGGACCCCGTTCGACGTGCTGCCGACGCTGGTCAGCGATTATCGGATCGAGGTGGTCGACGAGGCCGGCACTTCTACGGTGATCGCCGACGTCACCGCCAACCGGATGCGGCACCGGCGCCACCGACTGCCGCAGCCCGTCGCTGCGACGTCTCTACGACTGGTGGTGACCGGCACGAACGGGGTTCCGCAGGCGCGTGTGGTGTCGCTGCGGGCGTGGGCTGCCGAAGAGTAG
- a CDS encoding ABC transporter substrate-binding protein, with protein sequence MNRTTSTNHNRRGVTDLSRRNLLSLGGALGLGGLGLAACSDSGSGTANAPSGEAGQGFTFTSFALSEDPPKEWLEQTVSDYASGEGISISESSYAYNEALNQMVLQSRGGELSGVAHLDIAWLAPMVATGTLADLSEYTSDAGYTEAALGTGQFDGVQYGIPWTTAAIGLIGNAELLEQAGIDFVPSTVTEFEDVLREVKSLGSDVVPYAASTEVAQLKDFIVWMQTFGSAVVEDGRCTVGDEASIEAMTWYKKLYTDGLIAPDIERSAARNLFSQGRTAYYDDAPIGSAIVVTNSPDAEIRSKMIPLARPVRNAGDVPQALAWGHILVVTDGEESISGTEFARWLTSDLDTVLGYFDASSNPPTTSEGLESPEVQEDEFLTAFTDNITATATPSPFWEFTEYAQMETAVADSVQAVLLGNQTPEEGMRAAGEAVNGLIS encoded by the coding sequence ATGAACCGTACGACCAGCACGAACCACAACCGCCGCGGAGTGACCGACCTGAGCCGCCGGAACCTGCTCAGCCTCGGGGGTGCCCTCGGCCTGGGTGGGCTCGGCCTGGCAGCCTGCTCCGATTCAGGGTCGGGCACGGCCAACGCGCCCTCTGGTGAGGCCGGCCAGGGCTTCACCTTCACCTCGTTCGCATTGTCCGAGGACCCGCCGAAGGAATGGCTGGAGCAGACCGTCTCCGACTACGCCTCCGGCGAAGGCATCAGTATTAGCGAGTCGAGCTATGCCTACAACGAGGCTCTGAACCAGATGGTCCTGCAGAGCCGGGGCGGCGAGCTCTCCGGCGTGGCTCACCTGGACATCGCCTGGCTGGCACCCATGGTGGCCACCGGCACGCTGGCCGACCTGTCCGAGTACACCAGCGATGCCGGGTACACCGAAGCGGCGTTGGGGACCGGCCAGTTCGACGGTGTGCAATACGGGATCCCGTGGACCACGGCAGCGATCGGACTGATCGGCAACGCCGAACTCCTGGAGCAGGCCGGCATCGACTTCGTACCGAGCACCGTGACCGAGTTCGAGGACGTGCTGCGGGAGGTGAAAAGCCTGGGCAGCGATGTCGTCCCGTACGCGGCCTCGACCGAAGTGGCGCAGCTCAAGGACTTCATCGTCTGGATGCAGACCTTCGGATCGGCCGTGGTCGAGGACGGGCGCTGCACGGTGGGCGACGAGGCCTCCATCGAGGCAATGACCTGGTACAAGAAGCTCTACACCGACGGCCTCATCGCGCCCGACATCGAGCGCAGTGCCGCCCGTAACCTGTTCAGCCAGGGCCGGACCGCCTACTACGACGACGCGCCAATCGGCTCGGCGATCGTGGTGACCAACTCGCCCGACGCCGAGATCCGCTCGAAGATGATCCCGTTGGCGCGCCCGGTGCGCAACGCCGGCGACGTCCCGCAAGCATTGGCATGGGGACACATCCTCGTCGTGACCGACGGCGAGGAGTCCATCTCAGGGACCGAGTTCGCGCGGTGGCTGACATCGGACCTGGACACGGTCCTCGGCTACTTCGATGCCTCGAGCAACCCGCCCACCACGTCCGAGGGGCTCGAGAGCCCGGAAGTGCAGGAGGATGAGTTCCTCACGGCCTTCACCGACAACATCACAGCCACCGCCACCCCCAGCCCCTTCTGGGAGTTCACCGAGTATGCGCAGATGGAGACCGCGGTAGCCGACAGTGTCCAGGCCGTTCTGCTCGGCAACCAGACACCCGAGGAAGGGATGCGGGCGGCTGGCGAAGCGGTGAACGGTTTGATCTCCTAA
- a CDS encoding MurR/RpiR family transcriptional regulator, which yields MRDSEARDSGPQRDGADHGADVDYGPSPLQALREALPRLKRTMARSAQYIVDHPGEVGESSITGLARSADVSPASLSRLAAYLGFVGFPAMRAAIATEHGREMEAGWHRDIGDEILPEDGPKAVLEVLAANQQRAARTAMGAIDVDLVVQAADWIASARRIHLHGEWADSVAVSELYMRLLRIGLPVWFHDGAVTSQVLASMMGPGDVALILSRSGNDEVGLEFCDRARKNSAHTVAITGDPDSVLADRSEISIFTGIREGLTWTDFFAGRASDTLTTSLLWVLVAQRVPGGLGLAASLFDKIPTAHGDR from the coding sequence GTGAGAGACTCGGAGGCTCGCGATAGTGGCCCGCAGAGAGATGGCGCGGATCACGGTGCGGACGTCGACTACGGACCCAGCCCGCTACAAGCGTTGCGCGAAGCGTTGCCGCGACTGAAGCGGACGATGGCCCGCAGCGCGCAGTACATCGTGGACCATCCGGGTGAGGTCGGCGAGTCGTCTATCACCGGTCTCGCACGGTCGGCTGATGTCTCGCCCGCGAGCTTGAGCCGCTTGGCGGCCTATCTCGGCTTCGTCGGCTTCCCCGCGATGCGCGCCGCGATCGCCACCGAGCACGGGCGCGAGATGGAGGCGGGCTGGCACCGCGACATCGGCGACGAGATCCTGCCCGAAGACGGTCCGAAGGCCGTCCTGGAAGTACTGGCCGCCAATCAGCAACGCGCGGCACGCACGGCCATGGGGGCCATCGACGTCGACCTGGTGGTCCAGGCAGCGGACTGGATCGCTTCCGCTCGACGCATCCACCTGCACGGCGAGTGGGCCGACTCGGTGGCCGTGTCCGAGCTGTACATGCGCCTGCTCCGGATTGGCCTGCCGGTCTGGTTCCACGACGGCGCCGTCACCTCGCAGGTACTGGCCAGCATGATGGGGCCTGGCGACGTGGCGCTCATTCTCTCGCGCAGCGGAAACGATGAGGTCGGTCTCGAGTTCTGTGACCGTGCGCGAAAAAACTCCGCTCACACGGTGGCCATCACCGGTGATCCGGACTCGGTTCTCGCCGATCGCTCAGAGATCAGTATCTTCACCGGGATCCGGGAGGGGCTGACGTGGACCGACTTCTTCGCCGGGCGCGCGAGCGACACCTTGACGACCTCGCTGCTGTGGGTGCTCGTCGCCCAGCGCGTGCCGGGTGGTCTCGGGTTGGCGGCGAGCCTGTTCGACAAGATTCCTACTGCTCATGGAGATCGATAA
- a CDS encoding amidohydrolase family protein, with product MKIDAFSHILPPRYFEVMQGMVRDPRALKRWLTLPALYDVDARLAMMEEFGPDFSQILTLSSPPIELLAEPDSSGALARLANETLAELVTQHPRRFPAFVASLPLNNVAASLAEIEYAIDELGAVGVQMFTNVNGVPIDDPQFEPIYAAMARRDLPIWLHPTRSATTADYRTEETSQYEIWWALGWPYESSVAMSRLVFSGVLERYPDLAIITHHMGAMIPFLEGRIRLGWADQFGSRTHGEEARSALARLSREPIEYFRSFYADTSLSGSAIGTRCGLDFFGSEHVVFASDCPFDPEGGPMYIREMIRVIDSLEIDEGVRDQIYSGNVDRLTHGRLGLLLQDLGHGHPGEKADAGIGRAH from the coding sequence ATGAAGATCGATGCGTTCAGTCACATCCTGCCTCCTCGATACTTCGAGGTGATGCAAGGAATGGTGCGCGATCCTCGTGCACTGAAGCGGTGGCTCACCCTTCCTGCCTTATACGACGTCGATGCTCGTCTGGCGATGATGGAAGAGTTCGGGCCGGACTTCAGCCAGATCTTGACGCTGTCCTCACCGCCGATCGAGCTGCTGGCGGAACCGGACTCCTCCGGGGCGCTGGCTCGGCTCGCCAACGAGACCCTTGCTGAGCTGGTCACCCAGCATCCGCGCCGCTTCCCGGCATTCGTCGCGTCGCTGCCGCTGAACAACGTGGCGGCATCGTTGGCTGAGATCGAGTACGCAATCGACGAGCTCGGCGCCGTCGGTGTGCAGATGTTCACCAACGTCAACGGGGTGCCGATCGACGATCCGCAGTTCGAGCCGATCTACGCGGCGATGGCCCGGCGCGATCTGCCGATCTGGTTGCACCCGACGCGGTCGGCCACCACTGCGGATTACCGGACCGAGGAGACGTCCCAGTATGAGATCTGGTGGGCGCTGGGCTGGCCCTATGAGAGCAGTGTGGCGATGTCCCGCTTGGTCTTCTCGGGCGTGCTTGAGCGCTACCCGGATCTAGCGATCATCACCCATCACATGGGGGCGATGATCCCGTTCCTCGAAGGACGCATCCGTCTCGGCTGGGCGGACCAGTTCGGGAGCCGGACCCATGGAGAAGAGGCGCGATCGGCACTGGCCCGGCTCTCGCGGGAACCGATCGAGTACTTCCGGTCCTTCTATGCCGATACCTCCCTATCCGGGTCTGCGATCGGCACCCGGTGCGGACTGGACTTCTTCGGCAGCGAGCACGTGGTATTCGCCTCCGACTGCCCGTTCGACCCAGAGGGCGGGCCGATGTACATCCGCGAGATGATCCGCGTGATCGACTCCCTCGAGATCGATGAAGGCGTCCGGGACCAGATCTACTCAGGAAACGTGGACCGCCTCACGCACGGCCGGCTAGGTCTCCTGCTCCAGGATCTCGGCCACGGACACCCCGGGGAGAAGGCGGACGCCGGGATCGGTCGCGCCCACTGA
- a CDS encoding ABC transporter permease translates to MSAVAQRVSAASARTWPTFRLGNAGTAALSLTVGVLVWELLGRVFAVPFFPPFTDVVATLVQMVIQGDILGNLAISLSNLVLGFGISLTLGIVVGTAMGRYWRVKAALGVYVYALLTAPSLVFAPIFFSIFGAGQGSIVAVVVMYSAFVMIINTASAVENVPTSLTEMARSYGASEWQILWRIVLPAALPTMMAGIRLGTGRAVLGMINGEMFIAVIGLGRLVTQAGKSFDGAAVLAVLMVIIVVALGAVGLVQLVDRKLTSWVPETSREKS, encoded by the coding sequence ATGAGCGCGGTGGCCCAACGCGTCAGCGCCGCAAGCGCTCGTACCTGGCCAACGTTCCGGCTCGGCAACGCCGGCACCGCCGCCCTCTCGCTCACCGTGGGCGTGCTGGTCTGGGAACTTCTCGGCCGCGTGTTCGCCGTCCCGTTCTTTCCTCCGTTCACCGACGTCGTCGCGACGCTCGTCCAGATGGTCATCCAGGGCGACATCCTCGGCAACCTCGCGATCAGCCTCAGCAACCTCGTGCTCGGCTTCGGTATCTCCCTTACTCTCGGGATCGTCGTGGGTACGGCGATGGGCCGCTACTGGCGAGTGAAGGCGGCGCTCGGTGTGTACGTCTATGCGTTGCTGACGGCGCCGTCGCTAGTGTTCGCACCGATCTTCTTCTCGATCTTCGGGGCGGGCCAAGGATCGATCGTGGCCGTCGTAGTCATGTACTCCGCCTTCGTGATGATCATCAACACCGCCTCCGCCGTGGAGAACGTTCCGACGTCACTGACGGAGATGGCGCGTTCCTACGGCGCGTCCGAGTGGCAGATCCTCTGGCGGATCGTTCTTCCCGCTGCACTTCCAACGATGATGGCGGGTATCCGCCTAGGCACCGGTCGCGCTGTGCTCGGCATGATCAACGGCGAGATGTTCATCGCTGTGATCGGTCTGGGCCGGCTGGTCACGCAGGCCGGGAAGTCGTTCGACGGCGCAGCAGTCCTGGCAGTGCTGATGGTCATCATCGTGGTCGCGCTCGGCGCGGTCGGGCTGGTTCAACTCGTCGACCGCAAGCTCACCAGCTGGGTGCCGGAGACGAGCAGGGAGAAGTCATGA